The stretch of DNA GTCATGAGTAAAAAACAATTGGTCTGCTGGTTGATCTGTCCCCAATAGTTTAGCCAAGTAAATGCCAATAGGGTAGGGGAAGTAAGCGGCAATGAATTCGTGTCTCTTTTTTGCAATGTCAAGCGCACTAGCCTCCTTTTCCAGATTAGCCACTTCGTTGGGGTAAAAGGCCCCTAAAATATCCAACAATTGATCGGTAAATTGAGATTTATAAATAACAAAATCTACAGGCGCCGAATTGGCTTTGAAGAAGGGCTTGAAATACCTTAAAGTAACATTCAGAAACGCTTCCAGGTCATTTACAAAAGCTTCCTCCTCTTTATAGTTGTCGACGATTGGTGCGGCAGGCCAAGGATTACCCAACTGACTCACAAGATGTGTCGGCCACTCACAAGTTTCTACCATTAGGATAGAGACAGGCAAATCGATTGCCATTTTTCGAATCTGCACTTGCCGAACCAATTCAAGACTTGCTTGGTCGGTCAACCATTCGGGTTCCAGCAAAATAAAGACCCATTGCGCCTCCTGCAATTTATCTTCCCAGCTGTTTTCCTGGATGGGTACATACTTTTGCATGTTAATTTTCTGCTCTTGCCAAAGGTTGTGTTTGTAAATGTCGTAGGGGAGGCCCCGTTTATCAAGGATTTTTTCCAGGTAACTGGAAAAGTTGAAATTATCATTCGATTGGGAAATGAAAACCCGTAATTCCTTGGCTGATCCGACTAAATATTGATGGACTAATGCCGTTTCAAGATCTAAACCTTCGACTTCAGGCCATCCCTTTCTAAATTGTTGAATGGCTTCCTCCTTATTTTTTTCGGCCACTCTCCGCATGAAACCATTATCAACTAGAAATTCGCGGAATTGTAAATCTTCCCAATCTGCTGTAAATAAAAAAGCTTGGTGGAATTGAGTTGGGTTCCCAAAAACGACGGGTGTTTGGGTGTTTCCGGTATGCATTAAATGGATGGCTGCCCTGGTTTTTCTGATCAAGGCCTGGTGAGAAATGGGTTGCTGTCCAATATCCGAAAAGACTTGCAGCATAGCGGAAGTGAATAGCCCACTTTTATTGAGCTCATTAGCACGTTCCAGATCGGTACAAGCCGAATAGATAAAACGATCGGTTTGCCTGATATCAAGCCAACCAGCACTTCCTGCATGGGTGTCCAGGATCAAGGTAAAGGAAACGCCCGTGGGAATATGTTTATCCGTAAATGACCTGAAATCGTCTTCTGAAATCCGGCCTCCAGCCTCCTCAGAAGGTGCGAAATCGTATAATATGATAGTGTTCCGATCTATTCCATCCGCTTTGTTTTGCCCATGGCCGGCAAAGAAAAAAAGCAAATGGTCTCCAGCTTTGGCTTTTTTACATTGTTGTTCCAGAGCACTCCAAACGGCTTGTTTGGTAGCTGCTCCGTTTTGTAACAGGTGAATCTGCGCCTTCCCCTCAAAACGTTCATTTAGGTAATCTCGCCATGACTGGGCATCGTTGACGGCTCCTTGCAGGTGGGGTATATTGGATTCGGGGCGGTGTTGGTCAATGCCCACCAGGGTGGCGAATAACCGGTAGGCTTTTTCGGGCCTTTTCTGTTGCTCGGCAGCAATCTCCTGATAGATTTGTTTGGGGATGGGAAGGCGAACAGCCTGTGTTCCTGTAGCGTTACCTGTTGACGGCCCCGTGCTTGGCAGTTCTCTGAAGGTTTCCAGTGCTTTATCGTAGTGCCCATGAATGAATGCCTGCATGCCCTGGCTGTAATTCACCAGGGTTCGGAATTGGGCATGCTGCTCCTGGTGGTCGAGCTGGGTGTATTGTTGATCCATTTGTTGCAGCAGCAGGCTAATCCGCAGCAATTTTTGTTTGGCTTGTTGGCTAACGGCTTGTGATAAGGCTTTTTTGAGCTCCATCGCAGCGGCGCCTGGGTTGAAGTAAGCCATCGCATTCCACTCTTGGGCTTCGCGGACGGCGGTGGTGACCGACTCGCCCTCCATTTGGTAGCTTCGGATATAACGGAGAACAAAATCAGCCAACTGTTTCGTAGGGTTTTCGGGGGTAGAGAGGTAGGGCGACCAGTTTTCGAGCAAGCCAAGTAGCGCCGTACGGATAGGTTGGCGGATTGCATAGACTTCGATGGCCACTTCCTCGATCAGGTTGGAAAGCAACAGATCGGAGACCGCCATTCGATCAATATGATCGGTTCGGCCATATTTTAGATTTATCGTTCGGAAATTAAGCCAAAGCTTATAAAGCAGGTCGGGGGTGAGAAAAACCGGAAAAGCAGCAAAGCAGGCGAACCAAAGATGTCCCTTTCCATAGCCCCTTTTTTGTGCCATCGTATGAAAAGCAACTAGCCGCTGATAGTCGAGGCTATCTTTGGGTAAATACTTCGCTATGTCGGCTATTTCATTCACGTTGTTTTCCCTCTTAAGTGACGAATGGCAGCCCGAAACCCAGATTGGGTAACTTCGAGCATGGTGACAATTTCGGCAATGGCAGCTGCGGTCGTTCCTGCCCATCGCTGGCGCGGAACGGGGTTGAGCCAGACGATTTGGCGGACGTTTGGCCGCAATTCATCCAAAAAATCCCAGGTCTCATCAATACGGGCGAGCTCGAGCTGCCCACGCGCCGCCCCGGCATCACTAAAAATCAAAACGCGGGTATGTTTGGACGATAATCCCCGAAACAGTTTCTCTTTCCGGATCGCCTTGGTCCTTGCAGGATTAAGGAAAAGCTGTGTTTTGGGCACATCGTGAAAATAGCACAATTGTATATGACGCCTTTTTTCTTCTTGGTGAGCAGTGGTAATCAACTGATCGGCCAGGGTGTGAAAGGCCACCATTGATCCTTTATAATCAATCAGTAGTAACAGGTGAATATCGTCTTCATAGGCCTTTTGGTAAAGGACCTTACTCAAAAAGCCTTCCTTGGCAAATTGCCGGATGGTTTGAGGGATATCTATATCATCGGTTTGACCGATAGCTGAGGGCTGCCGCAAAAAGCGCCAACTTTGTCGCATCTCCCGCTCATTAATGGGATGATAGGCATCCGATAAAATGTAGGGATGAGATAGGA from Saprospiraceae bacterium encodes:
- a CDS encoding caspase family protein → MNEIADIAKYLPKDSLDYQRLVAFHTMAQKRGYGKGHLWFACFAAFPVFLTPDLLYKLWLNFRTINLKYGRTDHIDRMAVSDLLLSNLIEEVAIEVYAIRQPIRTALLGLLENWSPYLSTPENPTKQLADFVLRYIRSYQMEGESVTTAVREAQEWNAMAYFNPGAAAMELKKALSQAVSQQAKQKLLRISLLLQQMDQQYTQLDHQEQHAQFRTLVNYSQGMQAFIHGHYDKALETFRELPSTGPSTGNATGTQAVRLPIPKQIYQEIAAEQQKRPEKAYRLFATLVGIDQHRPESNIPHLQGAVNDAQSWRDYLNERFEGKAQIHLLQNGAATKQAVWSALEQQCKKAKAGDHLLFFFAGHGQNKADGIDRNTIILYDFAPSEEAGGRISEDDFRSFTDKHIPTGVSFTLILDTHAGSAGWLDIRQTDRFIYSACTDLERANELNKSGLFTSAMLQVFSDIGQQPISHQALIRKTRAAIHLMHTGNTQTPVVFGNPTQFHQAFLFTADWEDLQFREFLVDNGFMRRVAEKNKEEAIQQFRKGWPEVEGLDLETALVHQYLVGSAKELRVFISQSNDNFNFSSYLEKILDKRGLPYDIYKHNLWQEQKINMQKYVPIQENSWEDKLQEAQWVFILLEPEWLTDQASLELVRQVQIRKMAIDLPVSILMVETCEWPTHLVSQLGNPWPAAPIVDNYKEEEAFVNDLEAFLNVTLRYFKPFFKANSAPVDFVIYKSQFTDQLLDILGAFYPNEVANLEKEASALDIAKKRHEFIAAYFPYPIGIYLAKLLGTDQPADQLFFTHDTYQASIRLLNTILIGLLQQGLAFQQPTAPITDLLAKGLQQPNWLSGTTSTGDLLNGLAGLTGPLSFFEQDDSLKALIRSPQLPVLADVESVSDAEAIDPALYNRPILHNYRTLIDWFKRVSFLFGKSIVAVGEVISPQQGGDYIQSSISFGLTISEQKEETTTPMHPQTVYFRHSTSLLQMELVEIAFLYTSDSSKVAFDELVQFLSPLQTKGLILIKGFDITKDAVNRQNMADISIVACLINPAFLFFFFEEESLNGNLDFLLREKRVLPIIQNPSLFETTAFSDIAPLPSNKKPISVWSSKEEAYLEIAISIKKLAESIQFQRNLENGLLELSPFIFNNYHFNQPAHSNSLFQFNYYEESQQWIHFRGLTEDTNLSIGPNAGVHQPFWLRFQTFWNDLRAGQVAAETISPTVWQRLLANLGRTEQVEQFAITLRGLKLPYQIFLLPAPTQSAPKHALLQLKSAFEEVIKDNYFVFDTVSFAAKEGLEGIKRHLPNMLKKWRNLKTPPNTASVLALIHFEGDWYAHRTGLINWLQSEAEKLFDFPFKQTIVAIALDLPEAPNAGSFQKVFRRNNADEQIGWLRNVAKSFDAVTLLPSLGRLSWEDINIWLIRNEAELRHLFPEWPAADVFRKQFRETEEGYDMEVVLEVLEKKLKPPNDSATQKTF